A stretch of DNA from Rhizoctonia solani chromosome 9, complete sequence:
CGTATTTGGCGCAAAGAAATCGCTGATTGTGGATCTGAAGGATGTGGATGACGAAGCGCTAGCGCGGAAACGAGGCAAGTTTGTAGTTGGCTGCGCCGTAGCACATCTGTACTGACGATAACGACGTGTTCAGGTTTCAAGCAAGGAAGTAAATTCAAGGAGCTGGAGTTTGATTTCGTTTTGGTCAAGAAAGAAGACGCCGATGCTGCACGCAAAGCGCGTGCTGAGGCAAGCGCTGCCAAAATCTAGCTCCTCTGCTTTCTGGCCAATCCGAATGCCGCGTCTTGGTTGCAACGTCACTTGTATGTATACTGAACCAAATTGTATTTCGTACGAAGCAAATTTAAGGATGTACAAAGTGAAGATCGTGGCAGGACGTTACAGTAAaggtatatgcatacattGGGGGCAAGACCTCCGAGATCGCGAGAAATACATGTTAGGTTGCACAAAGTCACATAAAGACAGAAGACGTGGCAGAACGTGGCAGGGGGGGAATGATAGTGGAAAACGATAGTGGAAAAGtgtgtgtatgtgtgtgGAATTATTATTCAAACAAGTGAGTCAAAGACCTGAAGTTCCAAAATAGGGTATAGAATTTGCCGAGAGCGAGTCACTTGGGCTCAAGCGACAGCTATGCGGATTTGGCGGGCATCGTTGGCTAGAGACAAGAGCCTGTAGACATCATCTTGAGTCGGAGGGGAGGGCAGGACGTAGATGTTACCGGCGAGACGACGAATGCGACGCAGGACACTGGGTGAAGATGATCAGTGAGAGTCCTCAATGATGTCTGGGTGACTTGAAGCAAAAGATACATACTCAGGAATGTTATCAGCAATGTATGTTTGGCGGGAATAGCTGATTTCGGCCAAATCTTGAGCAATGGCATAGAGTTCATCCTGAATGTAAGCAGCTGCCGGAGCCATGAGAGGGTATTTCTGAAAACAGTAAATCGTAAGCGAAATGAATTGAAAGTAGGTTTCAGGAAACGAACCTGGCTGAGTGGCACGACGTCGTTCAGCGTCTTCAAAAGACGTTCATTGAGCTCCGTGCGAACATCATCCCGGTGGTAAACCGGAAGGTCAATTATGCGGAATGGACGACAGGCTGGGGGCGAAGCAGACTTGGAGACGGAAGAGTTTACTGGGACGGGTACTGGCATGCGAATCTTGTTCTCCtgcgcttcctcctctgGGTATTTATCCACGCTGGGATCCCACCTGACTGATTTAGGCGCCGCCTTATCGGGCTGGACGGCATGACCGATCGTGTTGTTATTGGCCGGGGCGGTGCAAACTGAGCGTCGACGGCCTCGTGAGTCGATTGAGCCACGACGAGAAGCGATGCACGGCTGTGTTCCCCGCACCGCATACGGCATCGTTCCAGAACCACGACGGCGGGTGACCAGAGGACCATGGTTATCATTGGATGCCCACATGACTGTGGAGAATATGACTGGAGTTCCCGACATAGTGCGATATGAGATGAAGGATAGTGGGGTGCTTGTGTCTCTTTTTATGAAGCCCGACTCTACGCAGCGTTGATTGGCGAGAAATACGCAAAGCCAATGGGGAGCAATCGGTTGTTGGTCGGGTACTAGTGAATGAGCGAGAGAGGAGCCCAGAGATTCAAGCCCGGCTTGAGTAGATGAAGAGACTGAACTTCAAAGGAAGACCAAGTTGAAAACAGAGCGAGGGCACAGCCCAAataagaaatgaaaaagtcCGAAAGCGGAAAGGTGTTGAGATATCGGCTGCATACTGGGCTGGTATTTAACTGGATCCTACTCCAGGTAATCAGCGGGGTCTCAACTCGGAAGTTTGATTCCGTGGCCAAAATGTTGCCACCTTCTAAGGAGCCAAGCAGTAGACAATAGTATCTAAAGCCCGACGTAGGCTCAGCCAGCTAGGGAGTAGGTGATAGTCGCTAGGTAAGTAAGAATATTTGAAGTTCCTTAGAATTGAGACAAAGGACTAGGATAGTCATATCCTTACGAGATCGCGACGGCACGGTTGCGCGCGTCGATGGCCAAGGCTATACATTGTGTCTTGCAATGGATCATCCTAAAGTCCTATGAAGGTTCATCTGATAGGCGAAGATAGCTCACTCGTGCGAGATCTAGCGGTCCAGGCATTGTCAGATACGGTCATGATTAGAGAACACGAGGAGAAATTTTGTTGCTAAATGTCCCAATCCTTTATTCGAATTAAAAACAAAAGTTAGGGTTATTGTTTGCCTAGGATGACGTTATTGTGGCTAGGACAAATTCCTCTGGTAGGCGCCGAGTAATGGCTTTGAAATTATGTATGTGTATGCACTAAGCAATGGGCCCTGCTGGTGGAAACCATCAGTGAACATTGAACTAGTAACTCACCATGCTACGTGGTTCGCACTAGCTCCTCTCTGCCTATCTATTTGGTCATTATTCAAGCTTCTTAGACTCTCAAAGTTCCTCTTGAGAGGTGAATGCAACACATTGGCTATCAAGTTTTGTGCTGAGCATCCACTAGTTCTAGAAGAAAATTTCAGCCAGTATCTTATAGTATCTTCGGATGAGCATACTGACTCATGCTCGTGGATACGAAGAGGTTTGAATTTTTCGTGCAGTAGTTCAGATACTGTGTTACACTGTGCGATGTTGGAGAGCGTAATCAGACCCTTAAGGGTCGTCGCCGTGACTCAGTCTCGATGCCTCTACCAACCTCTGGGATGGCTTTCCCTCGAACGCATCCTCATGCAAACCTGGGCCTCGATTGCCCCAAATTCTATGGTCATATCAACCCATCTCCACTAGCTAGTACCCACGAGGCTGCGGAATGATTCCGAACTCGAGCGCTTTCCATTTCGATGACCTGGTTCAAACTCAGCTTTTCACTTCCGGCTATCAGCAGTTAGCAATACAGGCACCAACGTATACGCGTACGTGCTCGGCGGCATCATAGGCGAGGCACATTCCAAAACAGTGCTCGCACTAAAAAGGTGAGAGACACAATCGCACATTGCGCCCGCACGAAGCGTCCGAATGACCTGATGAGGCAGTATAACAATTGGAGGCGAAGCACGTGGTATCGGATGAAAACAGTGAGTATCGATGGAGCAAACTCTGTCGATGAAATGGAAATAATAACAAAGTCCTATTTGGGCAAAATTGTAGGTAGGTCTCATTCATAGAATATACTATAGCCGTTCGCAGGGTCATAATGACTCGAGTTGTCTCGTCACGTAATGAGAAGTAGGTGGCGGGGACTAGCCACCTAATCAGAAATGAAAGATCAGGAGATGCCAGTCGGAGATATCACAAGTCCGCTACTGGCCTGGTCCTCATGGCGCACGACTGCTTGCAATTGGCTCGTCTCGATGCCTCCGGCGAGTTCCGTGGGGGGCGTGATACACGGTCCGATGATACCTGGAAGGCTGGTCGGATACAAATACTCCGGTGGCTAGCACTACGCTCTACACCTACCTCCTCTTTTGCAGCAAATATTTTTCCGACAACCTTCCAATCCGTCAAACCACTCTACCAGGGAGTTTTGAATTTCACTGTGCATGTCTGCCGAGGCTTTGAACGCGAACGGGGCCGTGGGGCTCCCAGAGGAGGCCCAGGTGGCTATGGACGAGGAGGCGGAGGCGGCGAGGGTGGACGGTGGTTCACTTCTTATCCTGTGGCAATCCTATCTCTAAAACTGCATTTAGGGGCGGCGAACGTGGTCCCCAGCTTTCCGTGGCGGTGACGGAGGGCGTGGCCGTGGATTCGATCATGCTGGCCCTCCCAGAGGAGGAGGCGCCGGGCGGGGTCGTGGGGGAGTCTTTGAAGCTGGTCCCGCTGTCATCGATTCGCGTCTGCCTCACATGCAGATGATGATCTTATCAAATCCTTCAAGAAACTCGCAGTCGATGATGACCAGCTGCCTCGCCGCCCCGACTATGGCAAGGTCGGGCAAAGCGTTGTCCTGCGCACCAATTATTTCCCTGTGGAATACAAGAAGGCCAAGATATTCGATTACGACATCTCTGTCGAACCCGAGGGAGGCGTCAAGCGTATCATGAAACAACTACTTGCGTTGATGATGTCCTCGTCGGATTTTGCTCCGTATGCGGCATTTGCTGcacatgacaatgccaatCGACTGGTATCGATGAAGGAGATCCCGGTAACCGGAGTTGCGCAAGTATTCTCTATAATCATCACGTATTCTGAAGAAGGCGACAATTCGTCTGATGAAAATCAAAGACATATCGAATTTCGCTGAGGCCAACGAACGTACATGATACGGAAAATATGACCAAGTAGGTGGATATACTCATCTGGGAAAATTATTATATTAACCTAATTATGAATAAAGATACATTAGTGGGGCAGATGCAGCCTTCGACCCCCAACCTATGCTCGCTGCGTTCAACATCTTATGTCCAAGTACCCTTCTCAGCACGGCGTGATGGTGGGCATAACAAGTGGTTCTTCCCATCATTGCATCAGTCGTCGGACATTGGTGTGGGACTCGAAGCCTATCGCGGATATTTCAGCTCTGTACGACCATCGTTCCAGCAGCTCATGGTGAACGTTAACGTCGCGACTACTGTGTTCTATAAACCCGGCCCATTGGCAAGCTATTCTTCGATTTGGGCCTGCGGGGCAACACCAATTAAGGTGTTTGTTCACAAGCTACGGATCGAAATGAGGCATACTGGGCGTGTCATGCGCAAGCAGATCAAGGGACTCAGACTAGATTCCAACGCCAGAACGTATCTATTCAAATGCGATGAATATAACAATGAGAAGATCTCAGTAGAGGCTTATATAAAAGGAGTAAGTGATTTGCTTTAGCCTCAGTTTATTTGCTAATCATACGCCCAGAGTACAAAATTACTCTTCGGAATCCATTGCTTCCACTTGTCGACATCAGCGGCAATAAAGAACGCCAATTCTTGTCCCACCTGAAATATGCACAATCCTGCCCAATCAGCCGTTCCGCGGCAAGCTCCCCGATGAATATGGAGCAGCGATGATCCGTGTTGCATGCCAGCCACCTAACGTCAACGCTACGAGTATTATTGGTGAAGGCTTGAGCTCCCTCGGACTTGTTGGAGACAGTTCGCCACTCGAACAAATGGGGATCAGAGTCAAGTCTCAGATGGCGACCGTACCGGGCCGCATCTTGCCTGCTCCCAAGGTCCACTACAATAACCGCGCATCGGTTCATGTATCGAATGGCTCCTGGAATCTAAGGGACGTACGTTTCGCTGTTGGCACCAAACTCGACAACTGGGCCGTACTGTTTATACAAGATGGCGGTCGGGATGACTTGTCCGTCGAAACGGGCGGGCCGATCGCAATGAGCTTTGCAGCCATATGCGGCAAGGTGGGCATGGCGGTGAACACTAGAAAAGCCCCGCCCATGCGAGATGTATCACTTCCTTCAAAAAAGGAAGATGCTTCGCCTCTAACGAGACCACGCGCGGTCGACACTATCAGAAGGGCATTGCTGACGATTAATCCTAAACCAAAAATCGTGTTGATCGTCCTCAGCAACCAAGACAAGGCGATATACAATGGAATCAAACATCTTTGTGACGTCTATTTGGATGTGCTGACGGTCTGCGTGCAAGCATCAAAATTCAAGGACAACAAGGTATGTTTCAGCGAATCTGCTCTTGTGTGGGTTACTAACCATAGCCCTTGCCTTTAGGCCCAATACAACTCAAACGTAGCAATGAAGTTCAATACGAAACTTGGAGGAATTAACCACAGTATTGATCCTCAGGATAAGACAATGGCATGGATTCGAGCACAAC
This window harbors:
- a CDS encoding argonaute-like protein, which gives rise to MAHDCLQLARLDASGEFRGGRDTRSDDTWKAGRIQILRWLALRSTPTSSFAANIFPTTFQSVKPLYQGVLNFTVHVCRGFERERGRGAPRGGPGGYGRGGGGGEGGRGGERGPQLSVAVTEGVAVDSIMLALPEEEAPGGVVGESLKLVPLSSIRKLAVDDDQLPRRPDYGKVGQSVVLRTNYFPVEYKKAKIFDYDISVEPEGGVKRIMKQLLALMMSSSDFAPYAAFAAHDNANRLVSMKEIPATIRLMKIKDISNFAEANEHTLVGQMQPSTPNLCSLRSTSYVQVPFSARRDGGHNKWFFPSLHQSSDIGVGLEAYRGYFSSVRPSFQQLMVNVNVATTVFYKPGPLASYSSIWACGATPIKVFVHKLRIEMRHTGRVMRKQIKGLRLDSNARTYLFKCDEYNNEKISVEAYIKGPFRGKLPDEYGAAMIRVACQPPNVNATSIIGEGLSSLGLVGDSSPLEQMGIRVKSQMATVPGRILPAPKVHYNNRASVHVSNGSWNLRDVRFAVGTKLDNWAVLFIQDGGRDDLSVETGGPIAMSFAAICGKVGMAVNTRKAPPMRDVSLPSKKEDASPLTRPRAVDTIRRALLTINPKPKIVLIVLSNQDKAIYNGIKHLCDVYLDVLTVCVQASKFKDNKAQYNSNVAMKFNTKLGGINHSIDPQDKTMAWIRAQPTMMVGSDVTHPSPGSFRGTPSIAAVVASVDNQFGQFPASLRLQQSKKEMITDLTDMMIERLIAYRTKNNTLPRRIIFFRDGVSEGQFYTVRDDELPKVDQAFAKFNQDGKPYKPKLTILIAGKRHHTRFFPTKLEDSDKGNCRPGTVVDRGASAVYDFDFISNHMLDFKVQLAPRITLSCCVGCPPAYYADLACERGRCYLYELLNASEGAASIKSGSSSDEEVLKKAHDLWRRGPTGPIIKDTMFYI